The genome window TCGCGGGCGTCCAACGCGACGTAGTGGGCTTTGCCGTCCAACCCGTCGATGACCAGATAGCCGCGGTCGTGCAGCTCGTCGGCCAGACCCTTAGCAGCCACGCGACCGACGATAGTGCGGCCGTCGTCGCCCGGCTCGAACACCGCCAGCTCGCGAGGCTTGCCGCTCATGGCCCGCTGCATCGTTCGGATGATGTCGCCACGCTCGCCCAGGGCACGCAAGGTCTTCTCCGCGTCCGCATGGACGGCCCAGGTGCCGGGCTGCACCTCGTCGGCCAGGCCCAGGCGCTGCAAGTGTTGCAGGCGGCCGATCAGCAGCAGGCGCTGGCGTTGCAGCCGGGGTTCGTTGAAGCGTTCGATCTGCACCCGGCCATCCTCGCCGGCCTCGCGCTGCAACGTGCGGTCGAGGCTCGTCCACCGCTCTTGCTCCACCTCGCGCTGCAAGGTCTGCTGGATCTCCAGTTCGGTGCGCGGCCCCAGCCATTCCGTCGCCAGCTCGGCGGCGCGATGGCGGAAGCCGTGGGCGATGTAGTCGCCCGCGATGATGAGGTCTTTGCCGGTATCGTCGCGTCCGCGCACGATCAGGTGCGTGTGCGGGTTGTCGGTGTTCCAGTGATCGACCGCCACCCAATCCAGCCGCGTCCCCAGGTCGGCCTCCATCCGGTTCATCAGGTGCCGGGTGTAGGTGCGCAGGTCGTCCAGCTCCGCACTGTCTTCAGGTGAGACGATGAAGCGGAAATGATGTCGGTCGTCCTGGCAGCGTTCCTTGAAGGCATCGAGGTCGGCTTCGTCGGTCTGCGGCCCGTAGGCACGGCCCGGCTCGCCGTTCCGGCCGGCACCGTCGCGCTCGATGTAGCGCAGGTGCTTGGCGAGCGACTGCGGACTGGCGTTGCGCTGGTTGACCAGCAGCGTCTTGATGGTCACGCGCCGTGACATAGGGGTCAGCTTTGCGCCTGCGAAGCGCGCCGCCGTATGGCCGCGTCCAAGCCGTGAGCCGGGCCGCTGGCCGGCGTGCTGGCCGCTCCCGCCAGCGGTAGGACGGCGCACCGCCGACTTGCCGCCGCTGGCCTTGCCAGCCTGCTTGAGCACCTTGGAAACGAAGCTCTGGCCCTGGCCTTTGCCTCGGTTCTTCGGCGCGCCAGGGCGCACCCAGAAATCATGGTCGCCGCGGTCGGTCATGGCTGTGCTCCCTGCAAGCTCCGGCGTGTCCGAGCGTGCGAAGCACGCGGACATGCCTGCATCGGCGCGTGCCTCGCGCCCCACGCGGCACGGCGGCGAAGCCGCGCCGTGCCGCGCCACCCCCACGTGCAGACTGGCTTTGCGGGCGGCAGAGTGCCGAACCCTTTTGTCTTGCCTTCCGCCTTTGCCCCTCGCTCCCGCTCCGGGCATCGGCGGCCCGGCGGCGCTGCTGCACGAGCAGCCAGCCCGCCGGCGAACACGCCAATGGCCGCAGGCCAGGCGCGTTCGAGGCAAGACGCCTGCACGTTGGGCGGCTGCGCCGAAGGCAGCGCGAAGTGCGGTGCGAATGCACCCGCACTGCACGCGCGACGACACGGCGACGAACAGTAGAACGACATGCCCGATGGCACGATGAGAGGCGCGGCAAAGTGCAGCGAATCGGCGGCCATCATGGACGTGTCTCCAGCCAGATCGGATGCGCAACGCCGATCACGGCGAACGCGCTGACCGGCCCGAAATAGCGGCTGTCGAACGACGCCGGGTTGGTCGCGCTCAACAGGAACAGTTCGCCCGGTTGGAGACGGCGGCAAAGCTGCAAGGATGGCAGCGGCCGGCCCAGCCGGTCGGCAGGCAGGGCGGCGGCCACCGGCACGCCGTCGATGCGAACCTGGCCGGCGACGATGCAAACGTGTTGTGGCGCGACTGCGCCCACACGTTTGAGCAGCGGAACGCGGGTCGGCAGGTAGCCGCGCTGCGCAGCCAGCATGGCGGCCCTGTCGGGCAGCGGCATCAGCACGATGCTGTCCACGGACAGCGG of uncultured Alphaproteobacteria bacterium contains these proteins:
- a CDS encoding conserved hypothetical protein (Evidence 4 : Homologs of previously reported genes of unknown function) translates to MSSRVQCGCIRTALRAAFGAAAQRAGVLPRTRLACGHWRVRRRAGCSCSSAAGPPMPGAGARGKGGRQDKRVRHSAARKASLHVGVARHGAASPPCRVGREARADAGMSACFARSDTPELAGSTAMTDRGDHDFWVRPGAPKNRGKGQGQSFVSKVLKQAGKASGGKSAVRRPTAGGSGQHAGQRPGSRLGRGHTAARFAGAKLTPMSRRVTIKTLLVNQRNASPQSLAKHLRYIERDGAGRNGEPGRAYGPQTDEADLDAFKERCQDDRHHFRFIVSPEDSAELDDLRTYTRHLMNRMEADLGTRLDWVAVDHWNTDNPHTHLIVRGRDDTGKDLIIAGDYIAHGFRHRAAELATEWLGPRTELEIQQTLQREVEQERWTSLDRTLQREAGEDGRVQIERFNEPRLQRQRLLLIGRLQHLQRLGLADEVQPGTWAVHADAEKTLRALGERGDIIRTMQRAMSGKPRELAVFEPGDDGRTIVGRVAAKGLADELHDRGYLVIDGLDGKAHYVALDARDELANYPIGAVVEVRGSAEVRAADKNIATLASNGLYRTDHHLAIEQGRAKPGRDPQEAVAAHIRRLEALRRAGIVERVAEGLWKVPDDLAERGRQYDAQRLGGVAVELKSHLPIERQARVIGATWLDQQLIGGGKGLGDLGFGGDARQALQQRADFLEEQGLAQRRGQRLILSRNLLETLRNRELAQAAQHIAADSGLEHRHVTDGQRVAGIYRRSVMLASGRYALLDDGMGFSLVPWRPIIEPRLGQQIAATVRGGGVSWEVGRQRGPGIGSGP
- a CDS encoding Conjugal transfer protein produces the protein MTTISTTGPVPHPRSRLRARLVLAGFATVGLAALAWAAFVQPLPRMAYNPSDSVAVGWYRIEPFDPRTASRPRPLSVDSIVLMPLPDRAAMLAAQRGYLPTRVPLLKRVGAVAPQHVCIVAGQVRIDGVPVAAALPADRLGRPLPSLQLCRRLQPGELFLLSATNPASFDSRYFGPVSAFAVIGVAHPIWLETRP